One Paenibacillus riograndensis SBR5 DNA segment encodes these proteins:
- a CDS encoding extracellular solute-binding protein codes for MKKATGRKTLAALTTAALALSLLAGCGGNNSNGNKDSAGTEGGSNTAVKTEGNAAAAADTGIDTSKKVELQFYMLGDAPKDLPVIQDEINKMAQEELNATVKFNYTSWTDWDQKYKLLLSSGQAIDLIFTADWTQYQSYAKRGAFLPLDDLLPKAAPELQKFVPESMWEDVKVDGKIYTVPATYKEYVTNGFVYREDLRKKYNLPAPTDLASYEAYMDGIAKNEPDLMPMSLNSDIGNNLHYIYTELNKMVGALPYGMGVKYESPTTVYSYWGSDEQKEELKTMKRWADKGFIPKNVLNIKDTMQDPITSGKAASMFGDNPTRYNDMKMKISTTHPDWELAYYPFGKTTGYATPVHPIHNGFAIPKSSKNPERALAFYQKLVLDKRYNQLTQYGIEGKNYTVEDGYYKLVGTSTSNGFTREGMNGWAWRNPEFMLFDKGFDGVKAIFEELDKIQKPDLFLGFAEDYTSYQAEKAALEQVEKQYLFPLEAGLVADVDKGLETFMQKAKQAGLDKIQAEWTKQWNTYTAEKGIK; via the coding sequence ATGAAAAAGGCAACAGGCAGAAAAACACTGGCAGCGCTTACAACGGCTGCGCTGGCCCTTTCGCTTCTTGCGGGATGCGGCGGCAATAACAGTAACGGGAACAAAGACAGCGCGGGGACAGAGGGCGGGAGTAATACTGCCGTGAAAACAGAGGGTAACGCCGCAGCCGCAGCGGACACCGGAATCGACACCTCGAAGAAGGTGGAGCTGCAGTTCTACATGCTTGGCGACGCTCCCAAGGATCTGCCGGTCATTCAGGATGAAATCAACAAGATGGCCCAGGAGGAACTGAATGCTACCGTGAAGTTCAACTATACGAGCTGGACGGACTGGGATCAGAAATACAAGCTGCTGCTGTCTTCGGGCCAGGCGATTGATCTGATTTTTACAGCGGACTGGACCCAGTACCAATCCTATGCCAAACGGGGCGCCTTCCTGCCGCTGGATGATCTGCTGCCCAAAGCTGCTCCGGAGCTGCAGAAATTCGTTCCTGAAAGCATGTGGGAAGATGTGAAGGTGGACGGCAAAATCTACACCGTTCCCGCAACCTATAAAGAATATGTGACCAACGGTTTTGTATACCGTGAGGATCTGCGCAAGAAATATAATCTTCCAGCCCCAACGGATCTGGCCAGCTATGAAGCCTATATGGACGGCATTGCCAAAAACGAGCCGGATTTGATGCCGATGTCCCTGAACAGTGATATCGGCAACAATCTTCATTACATTTATACCGAGCTGAACAAAATGGTTGGCGCTCTGCCGTACGGCATGGGCGTGAAGTATGAATCACCTACTACAGTGTACTCCTACTGGGGTTCTGATGAGCAAAAAGAAGAGCTGAAAACCATGAAGCGCTGGGCAGACAAAGGCTTTATTCCGAAAAATGTGCTGAATATCAAGGATACGATGCAGGACCCGATTACTTCCGGCAAAGCAGCCAGCATGTTCGGGGATAACCCGACGCGCTATAATGACATGAAGATGAAGATCAGCACCACACATCCCGATTGGGAGCTGGCCTACTATCCGTTCGGCAAAACCACAGGTTATGCAACACCCGTACATCCTATACACAATGGTTTTGCGATTCCGAAGAGCAGCAAAAATCCCGAGCGGGCACTCGCTTTCTATCAGAAGCTGGTTCTGGACAAACGGTATAACCAGTTGACGCAATACGGAATTGAAGGCAAGAACTACACGGTGGAGGACGGCTATTACAAGCTGGTCGGCACGAGCACATCCAATGGCTTCACCCGCGAAGGCATGAACGGCTGGGCGTGGAGAAATCCGGAATTCATGCTGTTCGACAAGGGCTTTGACGGGGTAAAGGCGATTTTTGAGGAGCTGGACAAGATCCAGAAGCCGGACCTGTTCCTGGGATTCGCCGAGGACTACACCTCCTATCAGGCAGAGAAAGCCGCCCTGGAGCAGGTAGAGAAGCAGTACCTGTTTCCGCTGGAAGCGGGACTGGTAGCGGATGTGGACAAAGGGCTGGAAACCTTCATGCAGAAGGCCAAACAGGCGGGTCTGGACAAGATTCAGGCTGAATGGACGAAGCAGTGGAACACTTATACTGCTGAAAAAGGAATTAAGTAA
- a CDS encoding carbohydrate ABC transporter permease, with amino-acid sequence MHIKDDHYTRLLQGLAYTVIILGSLACLVPFLLIISASLTANDSIIKDGYHLIPAQFSLEGYKTVFTFPDEVLRAYGVTLFTTVTGTTLGLFFMTMAGYVLARKDFKYRNTFSFYIYFTTLFGGGLVPWYIMMTKYLHLTDSYGALIFPGLMTPFLIILMKNFIRSAVPEELFESAKIDGAGDFKIYWRIVLQLSMPGIATVGLFLALAYWNDWFSSSLFINDPHKYQLQFHLYNVINSAAFIANMGAGTGVSLGSDLPTESTKMAMAIIVTGPILFLYPFIQRYFVKGLTIGAVKG; translated from the coding sequence ATGCATATCAAAGACGATCATTATACAAGGCTGCTGCAGGGGCTTGCCTACACGGTTATCATTCTCGGCTCGCTGGCCTGTCTGGTCCCGTTCCTGCTGATTATTTCGGCTTCCTTGACGGCCAATGATTCGATTATTAAGGACGGGTATCATCTGATACCGGCGCAATTCTCGCTGGAGGGGTACAAAACAGTGTTCACCTTCCCGGACGAGGTGCTGCGGGCATATGGCGTTACGCTGTTTACAACGGTGACGGGCACGACACTGGGGCTGTTTTTTATGACGATGGCCGGTTATGTGCTGGCCCGCAAGGATTTTAAATACCGCAATACTTTCTCATTCTACATTTACTTCACTACCCTGTTCGGCGGGGGACTGGTGCCCTGGTACATTATGATGACCAAATATCTGCATCTCACTGATTCGTACGGTGCGCTGATTTTTCCGGGGCTGATGACGCCGTTCCTGATTATTCTGATGAAGAATTTCATCCGTTCCGCCGTCCCTGAGGAGCTGTTCGAATCCGCCAAGATCGATGGGGCCGGTGACTTCAAAATCTATTGGAGGATTGTGCTCCAGCTGTCGATGCCCGGCATCGCCACGGTTGGCCTCTTCCTCGCTCTGGCCTACTGGAACGATTGGTTCTCGTCTTCACTGTTCATTAATGACCCCCATAAGTACCAGCTGCAGTTCCATTTGTACAATGTCATCAATTCGGCGGCTTTCATAGCCAATATGGGCGCAGGTACCGGTGTCAGCCTGGGCAGCGATTTGCCTACCGAATCGACCAAGATGGCGATGGCTATCATTGTTACCGGACCTATTTTGTTTTTGTACCCGTTCATCCAGCGCTATTTTGTGAAGGGACTGACGATCGGGGCTGTAAAAGGTTAG
- a CDS encoding ABC transporter permease, producing MLLPALLFFLVNSYFPMVGVYYAFTQFDFNSGMFDAPFVGFKNFEFLWKSGTLVKLTLNTIGYNLAFILLGNVLAIVCAILLSELRVKWFKKLTQSIMFLPYFVSFVILSVIVYNVFNYDNGFLNTLLAQFGAGPVDVYNKPGVWIFLIIVFYLWKNLGYSMVIYLASITGISDEYYEAAKIDGAHIFQRIWYITVPMLKSTFIVLLLFSLGSIMKGQFDLFYQLIGNNGVLYNTTDILDTYVFRSLKVTFDIGMATAAGLYQSLFGFILIMTVNYIIRKINDDYALF from the coding sequence ATGCTGCTGCCTGCATTGCTGTTTTTTCTGGTCAACTCGTATTTCCCGATGGTCGGCGTGTATTACGCGTTTACCCAATTTGACTTCAATTCCGGAATGTTCGATGCGCCCTTTGTGGGCTTCAAGAACTTCGAATTTCTCTGGAAGTCCGGCACACTGGTGAAGCTTACGCTCAATACAATCGGCTACAATCTGGCGTTTATCCTGCTAGGGAATGTGCTGGCCATCGTCTGTGCGATTCTGCTCAGTGAGCTGCGTGTCAAATGGTTCAAAAAGCTGACCCAATCGATCATGTTCCTGCCGTATTTCGTTTCTTTCGTTATTCTGAGTGTTATCGTATATAACGTGTTCAATTATGATAACGGTTTCTTGAATACGCTGCTGGCCCAATTCGGAGCCGGCCCTGTAGATGTCTACAACAAACCGGGCGTCTGGATCTTCCTGATTATCGTATTCTATCTCTGGAAAAATCTTGGCTACAGCATGGTCATCTACCTGGCCTCCATTACGGGGATCAGCGACGAATATTATGAAGCGGCCAAGATCGACGGTGCGCATATCTTCCAGCGGATCTGGTATATCACGGTGCCGATGCTGAAATCAACCTTTATTGTGCTGCTGCTCTTCTCGCTTGGAAGTATCATGAAGGGGCAGTTTGACCTCTTTTACCAGCTGATCGGCAACAACGGGGTGCTCTATAATACTACGGATATTCTGGATACGTATGTGTTCCGCTCGCTTAAGGTTACCTTTGATATCGGAATGGCCACAGCAGCCGGGCTGTATCAATCGCTGTTCGGCTTCATTCTGATCATGACGGTCAACTACATTATCCGCAAAATAAACGACGATTACGCTTTGTTCTAG
- a CDS encoding MerR family transcriptional regulator: MGYSIKTIAQKSGLSQYTLRYYEREGVLPVVARDEHGNRCFHDEDLELISLICCLKDTGMPIAEIKQFIALSREGVEALPDQRKLLQAHKLQIDEKIKFFQSFAQKIEHKIAYFASLEREAQERAAKK, translated from the coding sequence ATGGGTTACAGCATCAAAACCATAGCACAAAAGAGCGGACTTAGCCAATATACACTGCGTTATTATGAAAGAGAAGGTGTTCTGCCCGTTGTAGCAAGAGATGAACATGGCAACCGCTGCTTTCACGACGAGGATCTGGAGCTGATCTCCCTGATCTGCTGCCTGAAGGATACGGGGATGCCGATTGCTGAGATCAAGCAATTCATCGCGTTATCCCGGGAAGGGGTGGAAGCGCTGCCGGACCAGCGGAAGCTGCTGCAGGCCCATAAGCTGCAAATTGATGAGAAGATTAAGTTTTTTCAGAGCTTTGCGCAGAAGATTGAACATAAGATTGCATATTTTGCGTCGTTGGAGAGAGAGGCCCAAGAACGAGCTGCAAAGAAGTAA
- a CDS encoding aldo/keto reductase, whose protein sequence is MVKTINVGNGTLEVAEISLGCMRIADLSAKEADVHIHSALEAGIDFFDHADIYAAGKAEEVFGDVVASSPGMRDKLMIQTKCGIRQGFFDFSKEHIVSSVENSLKRLKTDYVDVLLLHRPDTLMEPGEVAEAFDYLEQKGMVKHFGVSNQNPLQIELLKKNVKQKLLFNQLQLSIMVSGMIDSGFNVNMTNSASVVHDGGILEYSRLHDMTIQPWSPFQYGFFEGVFLGNDKFPEVNKVINRLADEKGVADTAIAIAWLLRHPAKMQPIVGTTNTQRLLDIAKASDITLSREEWYEIYRAAGNKLP, encoded by the coding sequence ATGGTAAAAACAATTAACGTGGGTAATGGCACATTAGAGGTTGCCGAGATTTCATTAGGTTGTATGCGGATTGCCGACTTGTCGGCCAAAGAAGCTGACGTTCATATTCACAGTGCTCTGGAAGCAGGCATTGATTTTTTTGACCATGCGGACATCTATGCCGCCGGCAAAGCTGAAGAAGTGTTTGGCGATGTCGTTGCCAGCAGCCCGGGCATGCGCGACAAGTTGATGATTCAGACGAAATGCGGCATCCGCCAAGGCTTTTTTGACTTTTCCAAAGAGCATATTGTGTCATCCGTAGAGAACAGCCTGAAACGTCTGAAGACCGATTATGTGGATGTGCTTCTGCTCCACCGTCCTGACACCTTAATGGAGCCGGGGGAAGTCGCTGAAGCCTTCGATTACCTGGAGCAAAAAGGCATGGTCAAGCACTTCGGTGTCAGCAACCAGAACCCGCTGCAAATTGAGCTGCTCAAAAAAAATGTCAAACAAAAGCTGCTCTTCAATCAGCTGCAGCTGAGCATTATGGTTTCCGGCATGATTGACTCCGGCTTCAATGTGAATATGACGAACTCCGCTTCCGTTGTGCATGATGGCGGCATTCTGGAGTACAGCCGTCTGCATGACATGACCATTCAGCCTTGGTCCCCGTTCCAATACGGCTTCTTTGAAGGCGTATTCCTGGGAAATGACAAGTTCCCGGAAGTGAACAAGGTTATTAACCGGTTGGCTGACGAAAAAGGTGTGGCCGACACTGCCATCGCTATCGCCTGGCTCCTAAGACACCCGGCCAAGATGCAGCCGATTGTAGGCACTACCAACACCCAGCGCCTGCTCGACATTGCCAAGGCTTCAGATATCACCCTCTCCCGGGAAGAGTGGTATGAGATCTACCGTGCAGCGGGGAACAAGCTTCCTTAA